The window cttttcatatggagaagagagagatagactcctAGGAGTGTTGGAGTGGgttcttttttcctaattttagttttcttttttaattcgACGAAAATAGAAGATGGCACCTTagatgtaggggtgtcaataaagcccggctggcccgaacccgcccgaacccgccctgagcccggcccgggccCGACCACGATTTTTTGACccgagggcgggtttgggtttagttatagtccgACCCTGGCAGTGGTCGGGTCGGTCGGGGTTTAGATCTGGCCTAGCCGGCCCAGCCCGACCGACCCGATctgtattaattataggtatataatattacatatatatatatatatatattatatacttaatataagtattttcttgacaaaaaaaaacagaagagaattgtacatagataactactagctttgtcatcatcatgaagtgggaacccataaaaagagtagatcatctactattttgatcgggaccataaaaagagtcactgacatgattgttatttagttgtagcccctataagcttccaggcctattAAGGGGACATCGTTACAATTATagagagagtttatacacacgccattttttcaacatatttattagctgtcccataggttgagatcctatgttacaaaaacatgttctaatgagacacgtggacggTGCCATAAATCGGGACAACcccgggtcagggtttaggcaggcccggcccaacccgacccattgacacccctacttagaTGATGGAAGGAGACTATTCTAATGGACCAAAGGAAATGAAGAAGCACCAAATCTGACTCCAAAAAAAGGAGGGTTGTTTCATTtactgaaaaaagaaagaattaatACAgatccaaagagagagaaaaaaaaaagaagttgttTCTGCCACTTCCCCTCAAAAAATGACATTATTGTGAACTCTGTAGTTAAGCTCATATGAGTAACATTTACTAATAATACAGTTATGAGTATCATATATTGTTTGAATTTTAGTAATGTTTATTTACACATTCTGGATTAGCAATTTCGGTATTAATTGCAAGGGGGTCAGGTATTGTGATCACAACTTGAGGGTTCTCATCACCGGAAAGTGGTTTTATAGTTCCCCTGTGAAGTAATTGCGGTTTCTCAGGTGCTACTGTCGGGTCTGATTTCTTGAAATGAGCTAAGTTAGCGAGTTCATGGACAGACTCTGCAATCTTCTCTGTGCAGTGTACGATCTCAACTAGCAATGAAACAACTGTGGCTGCCGGCATTATCGCTAAGAGGTCTGAATTCTCTAGGATTGCTGTTTTGAGTGAAGCCTTGAGGTCACTTGCTGCATTTTTTGCATTTTCAACTGGGGGATCAGCCAAGCAAGGTTGTCTCATCTCTGTGATTGCTGAGGCTAATTCCTTCAAAGCTTTGCCACATTCCAAGCTCATATCTGTGCATGCCTTCTGAATTTTCTTTCGGAATTCAGGTGGTGCCTGCAAGAATGAGACACAACCTTGGTTAGAGTTTAATGAAGTAGAAACTTATTACTTGCATTGCATACAAGAAAAAACAAGGatttataattttacttttttgcctttttttaatataacatacttttttttttttcaatggggATAAATAACggcataatgataagtcactttcaaattattttgaaaaagggTTTAGTTATAATACTTGGATCTTAGAGTTGATGCAACCATTAAGAGCTTCAATTAGATATGCGCATTGTCGATTTAAAGTTCCAATTTGCAGATATTGTTTCCATGGATGACGGAACCTAAAATGGCCGTGACCCGGTTCCCACCTTGCAAAATTAGCCTGCAAAAATTCACAAACATCAATTAATAGCTATAAGGTAAGCCCCTTCTGTTTATATGTGAATGATTTTGATTTATAAGGTACATGGGTTGATGCTATCAAGGcttccaatgttttttttttcagacaATTTAATGGCTCAAAGCCTCAATAGCACCTATGAATTGTTTGTTTAAATTACTATCCATTTCTTCTGACCTTTTACAGCAAAAGAGAGTACTGGCACAATAAATAGATTTTCTTTGCAGTTAATTAGATGTTGTGTACCTTCAACACAAACTTTATCAACATGCGGAAGGCAGAAGTAATAATCCCACATTAGATCTGAATAGTCCGATGTGAAGACTTATAGGTATTTGGACATCCTCTCTTTAATGACTAGCTTTTAAAGATGAGTTATATCAAATGCCTATTAAGTGGTACGAGCCAAGAACTAGAATTGACTATTCAGGCTCAATAGCATGCAACATGCCCAGATTCTTTTCAAATCATTTATCCTTTATCCTTGGTAAGTGGAGATCCATATATAACAACCAACCAAGTTCATTAATAATCAAAAATAGTAGTAATACTTGATCACATGTAGTGGTATTGGTCTCATTGCTGGCCAGTCACAAGAAAAAGTTGCCTCAGACAATCCGGACTGAATAAAACCCAGAGAGGGAGAGTGAAAGGTTTTACTTACCAAGGATTCTTCAGTGGCTTTTGAATTGAGAACACTTTTATATGCCTCAAGGAATGTGTTTTGATTTTTAGAGGTCACAGGGTTGTCTCCATCCTCGGGGCTTC is drawn from Telopea speciosissima isolate NSW1024214 ecotype Mountain lineage chromosome 1, Tspe_v1, whole genome shotgun sequence and contains these coding sequences:
- the LOC122667324 gene encoding aluminum-activated malate transporter 8-like — encoded protein: MEIGSSNHEKAGVFARGWWWLKALPVKFKTMIVGLLEKIIKVGKDDPRRVIHSLKVGIALTLVSLIYYFRPLYDGFGAAGMWAILTVVVVFEFTVGATLGKGINRGIATLLAGALGLGAHQLASLCGHKGEPIILGLSTFLLAAASTFSRFFPKIKQRYDYGVVIFILTFSLVSVSGYRVDKIIEMAHQRLSTIIIGGFTCVTVSILICPVWAGEDLHNMVAQNMEKIASFLEGFGGEYFSRSPEDGDNPVTSKNQNTFLEAYKSVLNSKATEESLANFARWEPGHGHFRFRHPWKQYLQIGTLNRQCAYLIEALNGCINSKIQAPPEFRKKIQKACTDMSLECGKALKELASAITEMRQPCLADPPVENAKNAASDLKASLKTAILENSDLLAIMPAATVVSLLVEIVHCTEKIAESVHELANLAHFKKSDPTVAPEKPQLLHRGTIKPLSGDENPQVVITIPDPLAINTEIANPECVNKHY